A window of Lonchura striata isolate bLonStr1 chromosome 34, bLonStr1.mat, whole genome shotgun sequence genomic DNA:
ggagAACCcagggaaatggagaaaaaccctggaaatgggggaaaacccccgggaaacggggaaaaaccctgggaaatggggaaaatgggtgggaaatgggggaaatggggaatacTTGGGAAAAAAGAACTGAACAGGGGAGAAATTGGGAATAATGGGGTGAAATGCGAGAAAATGGGGCAGAATTGGGGAAGTGTATGGGAGGAATTGagagaaatgtggaaaaaacagggagaaatgggaaaaacccgggagaaatggggaaaaatcggggaaaatggggaaaaaccgggagaaatggggaaaaaccggggagaaatggggaaaaaccgggagaaatggggaagactgggaagaaatggggaaaaccaggaggaaatggggaaaacctgggagaaatggggaaaaatcggggaaaatggggaaaaccggggagaaatggggaaaaccagggagaaatggggaagactgggaagaaatggggaaaaccgggaggaaatggggaaaacctgggagaaatggggaaaaatgggaggaaagggggaaaaacccggagaaatggggaaaatctggggagaaatggggaaaaccGGGAGGAAATGAAGAGGAAGACGGCAAACGGGGCAGGAACCGGGAGAAACGGAGAAAACTGGGCTGAAACCcgggaaaatgggaagaaacTGGATAAACTGGGCTGAAATCCGGGACAAACGGAGACAAACGGGACAAACCAGGCTGAAACCCGGGGAAAGCGGGGAGAAACGGGACAAACCGGGCTGAAATCCCGGGAAAACGGGGACAAAGCGGGCTGAAATCCGGGGAAAGCGGGGAGAAACGGGACAAACCCGGCTGAAATCCGGGAAAAACGGGGACAAACCGGGCTGAAATCCGGGGAAAACGGGGAGAAACGGGACAAACCGGGCTGAAATCCGGGACAAACGGGGAGAAACGGGACAAACCGGGCTGCAATCCGGGGAAAACGGGGAGAAACCGGGCTGAAATCCGGGACAAACGGGGACAAACGGGACAAACCGGGCTGAAATCCGGGGAAAACGGGGAGAAACCGGGCTGAAACCCGGGGAAAGCGGGGAGAAACGGGACAAACCGGGCTGAAACCCGGGGAAAGCGGGGGGAAACTCGGACGGAGAGAAGCGGGACGGGACCGGGGGAGAaccgggcgcggcgcgggggaGAGGCGGGCGCGGCGTGACGCCGGTGTCCCGCCGGTGTCCCGCCGGTGTCGCCGGTGCGGCAGGCGGGGTCCCGCGCCCGGGAGGTGACCGGGGGGCAGGCGGCGCTGGCGGCCGCGGTGCTGCGGGCGCGGGAGCAGCTCCGGGACCCGCGGCTGCGGCCCAGCCTGGACCGCGCCTACGGAGCCGCGCGGAGCCTGGCGCGGCTGCTGCGGGGGCTGCCCGCGCCGGTACCGGGGGACTGGGGGGATTCGGGGAGATTCGGGGGGattcggggggatttggggggggtttgggggggatttgggggggatttgggggattttgggggggatttggggggatttggggggaatttggggggattcgggggggattcgggggggattcggggggattttggggggtttgggggggatttgggggggtttgggggggatttgggggggtttggggggatttgggggggtttgggggggtttggggggtttggggggaattgggggggtttgggggggtttgggggtgtttggaGCCTGGCGCGGCTGCTGCGGGGGCTGCCCGCGCCGGTACCGGGGGGTTCGGGGGGattcggggggtttgggggtttggggggatttgggggggatttggggggatttgggggggatttggggggattcggggggtttgggggggtttggggggaatttggggggattcggggggtttggggggtttgggggatttggggggattcggggggtttggggggatttggggggatttgggggggattttgggggggatttgggggggattcggggggtttggggggggattcgggggttttgggggatttggggggatttggggggatttggggggtttgggggattttgggggggattttgggggggatttggggggattttgggggggtttggggggatttggggggattcggggggattcggggggatttgggggatttgggggggtttgggggtgatttgggggggtttggggggatttgggggggtttggggggtttggggggtttggggggatttgggggggtttggggggtttggggggatttgggggggtttgggggggtttggggggtttggggggtttgggggggtttggggggtttggagcCTGGCGCGGCTGCTGCGGGGGCTGCCCGCGCCGGTACCGGGGGATTcggggagtttggggggttttgggggggattcggggggatttgggggggatttgggggatttgggggggatttgggagagtTTGGGGGAGATTCGGGGggttgggggggtttgggggcgatttgggggagtttggggggatttgggggggatttgggggggattttgggggggatttggggggattcgggggtttggggggggattcgggggttttgggggatttgggggggatttggggggatttggggggtttgggggattttgggggggattttgggggattttgggggggatttggggggattttgggggggtttgggggggattcggggggtttggggagattCGGGGAGattcggggggtttgggggggtttggggggtttggggggattcggggggtttgggggggatttggggggattcgAGGGGattcggggggatttgggggatttggggggatttgggggggattttgggggtttgggggtgtttggaGCATGGCGCGGCTGCTGCGGGGGCTGCCTGCGCCGGTACCGGGGGGTTCGGGGGGattcggggggtttgggggatttggggggtttgggggcgatttggggtgtttggggggatttgggggattttgggggggatttggggggtttgggggatttggggggatttgggggggtttgggggggattcgGGGGGCGTTtcggtggggtttgggggggtttggggggttttgggaggtttggggggggtctcggtgttttggggggtccgggacggtttgggggggtccgtgggggttttggggaggtttaggggaattttgggggattttgggggggggtctcgGTGTTTGGGGGTTtacaggaattttggggaatttttgggggggggtctcgGTGTTTGGGGGTTtacaggaattttggggatttttttggggggtctcggTGTTCGGGGGTCCGGGGCCCGCCGTgacccccccgcccccccggcaggccccgccgccgcccctcccccccggCCCGGTGCGGGTCCGGAGCCTCCCGCGGCTCTTGGGGGTCCTGAGCCGCTTCCTGCGGGGGAAGGTGCGGCTCTTCCTGACCGACAGCTGCCAATCATCCGTCAGTCCCCGCTGACAGCTGCCAATCATCCGTCAGTCCCCGCTGACAGCTGCCAATCATCCCTCAGTCCCCGCTGACAGCTGCCAATCATCCGTCAGTCCCCGCTGACAGCTGCCAATCATCCGTCAGTCCTCGCTGACAGCTGCCAATCATCCGTCACTCACCGCTGACAGCTGCCAATCATCCGGCAGTCCCCGCTGACAGCTGCCAATCATCCGTCAGTCCCCGCTGACAGCTGCCAATCATCCGTCAGTCACCACTGACAGCTGCCAATCATCCGTCAGTAACCGCTGACAGCTGCCAATCATCCGTCAGTCCCCCCTGACAGCTGCCAATCATCCGTCAGTCCCCCCTGACAGCTGCCAATCATCCGTCAGTCACCGCTGACAGCTGCCAATCATCCGTCAGTCACCACTGACAGCTGCCAATCATCCGTCAGTCACCGCTGACAGCTGCCAATCATCCGTCAGTCGCGCTGACAGCTGCCAATCATCCGTCAGTAACCGCTGACAGCTGCCAATCATCCGTCAGTCACCGCTGACAGCTGCCAATCATCCCCACGGGAAGGTGCGGCTCATCCTGACCGACAGCTGTCAATCAATCACATCAAACTGTCAATCATCCATCAAGTATCGGCGCTGACAGCTGTCAATGATCATCACCATAAGCTGGATCTCCACCACTGACAGCTGTCAATCAGCTGCACTGACGGATGTCAATCAGCTGTGTTGACAGCTGTCAATTTACGGCGCAGACAGCTGTCAatcagcagcactgacagctgtCAATCATCATCACTATCAGCTGTCAATCACAGTGGCTCACCAGCACTGACAGCTGTCAATCACCGTGGATCATCAGGACTGACAGCTGTCACTCATAATTGATCACCAGCACAGACAGCTGTCAATCATCAGCACTGATGGCTGTCAATCATCAGCACTGACAGGTGTCAATCATTGACGCTGACAGTTGTCAATCACCGTGGATCATCAGGACTGACAGCTGTCACTCATCATGGACCACCAGCACAGACAGCTGTCAATCATCAGCACTGACAGCTGTCAATCACCGTGGATCATCAGGACTGACAGCTGTCACTCATATTGGATCACCAGCACAGACAGCTGTCAATCATCGCACTGATGGCTGTCAATCATCAGCACTGATGGTTGTCAATCAGCTGTGCTGACAGTTGTCAATCATCGACGCTGACAGTTGTCAATCATCGTGGATCATCAGGACTGACAGCTGTCACTCATCATGGATCACCAGCACAGACAGCTGTCAATCATCAGCACTGATGGCTGTCAATCAGCTGTGCTGACAGCTGTCAATCATCGCTCgtcattcccccctcccctccccccggCACGTTGCACGCGCCGGCAGGTGATTGACAGCTGTCAATCATcccccccagcctgggctgccagGCCCCGCGGGTGATTGATTGACAGCTGTCACTCAGGGGAGACCACGCCCCCCCCCCATGTAACTTAATGCAAACACGAGAGTATTTATGAGACCCCAAAAACGGGctgaattcccccaaaaccGGGACCCCAAAgcgccccgggacccccaacgggaccccaaaataccccgggacccccagaataccccgggacccccaacgggaccccaaaataccccgggacccccaaaataccccgggacccccaacgGGACCCCGAaacaccccgggacccccaaagaGACCCCAAagcaccccgggaccccccaatgCGCCTGGACCCCCGAAATGGACCCCAAAATatcccgggacccccaaaacaccccgggacccccaacgggaccccaaaacaacccGGGCGGCTGCGCCGGGACCCCCGAACGGGGCCCCAAAATATCCCGGGACCCTgaactgggacccccaaaactgggacccccaaaatccccccaaaatccccccaaaatcccccgaaatacccccagcccctctgaccACGCCCCTTTCCCGCAAGCCACGCCCCTTCTCGCCACAGCTGACCACGCCCCCTCCCCAAAGCCCCGCCCCTCCTCAAGCCACGCCCCtccccaagccccgccccccaagccccgcccccttttctcacctggag
This region includes:
- the EPO gene encoding erythropoietin, whose protein sequence is MGAAGLCALLLLLLLGVPGRPQPPPEAPPSLCDPRVMERFILEARDAERGAAGCGPHCDLPEPVAVPDPGVNFNLWRSLDAGSRAREVTGGQAALAAAVLRAREQLRDPRLRPSLDRAYGAARSLARLLRGLPAPAPPPPLPPGPVRVRSLPRLLGVLSRFLRGKVRLFLTDSCQSSVSPR